Proteins found in one Roseimicrobium gellanilyticum genomic segment:
- a CDS encoding ArsR/SmtB family transcription factor has protein sequence MERSIAVAHALADETRWRIAALMTDEALCVCELADVLEMAQSTVSSHLQVMRKGGLVTVEKEDKWAYYQLSEEVLPVWNALRALEAEKADKTLDRDRKKAIARLALRGRSECKGPRRSIPPLRTAPQLGTGMRKAQPA, from the coding sequence ATGGAAAGGTCGATTGCCGTCGCTCATGCCCTGGCTGATGAAACTCGCTGGCGCATCGCAGCGCTTATGACTGACGAAGCACTGTGCGTCTGCGAGCTGGCCGACGTGCTCGAAATGGCCCAGTCCACCGTGTCCAGTCACTTGCAGGTGATGCGAAAGGGAGGGCTCGTCACTGTGGAGAAGGAAGACAAGTGGGCCTACTATCAACTGTCTGAAGAAGTGCTGCCCGTATGGAATGCGCTGCGAGCACTCGAAGCAGAAAAGGCCGACAAAACCTTGGACCGCGATCGCAAAAAGGCCATTGCGCGGTTGGCATTAAGAGGGCGCAGCGAATGCAAAGGGCCCCGTCGCAGCATTCCTCCCCTAAGAACTGCGCCCCAGCTCGGCACCGGCATGCGCAAGGCGCAGCCCGCTTGA